One window from the genome of Heptranchias perlo isolate sHepPer1 chromosome 22, sHepPer1.hap1, whole genome shotgun sequence encodes:
- the sbk1 gene encoding serine/threonine-protein kinase SBK1, producing MNIEPVIGGWNHPHPQTPYRGKETPKFQLGNKQERLDEPREREYVGEAQVSRTCSARMNVCVTEQDLTRSSCGIVGVTEDMQALAVRSLSASDIHKHYDFIRELGKGTYGKVELVIHKTAGTKMALKFLNKNKTKLKNFLREYSVTNNLSSNPFIIKVFDIVFETEDCYVFGQEYAPGGDLFDIIPPQVGLPEDTVKRCVQQLGLAIDYMHSKSLVHRDIKPENVLLFDKECRRVKLSDFGMTRKVGCRVKRISGTIPYTAPEVCQANRTEGFLVDCTIDVWAFGVLIFCMLTGNFPWEAALPSDTFYEEFVRWQRGRLSGFPSQWKRFTDGALRMFQRLLAVDPEKRCSVKEVFYFLKCELMVELRRRPSYRCRTHSSDKSASSAHKHEGSIPSMPTPLRRSLQSEAAGSRLLPSSMESSSHPSGSRMEGRQDKGKGRMIVTTAIEICV from the exons AGGGGGCTggaatcacccccacccccagactcCATACCGAGGGAAGGAAACTCCCAAATTCCAACTGGGCAACAAACAGGAAAGGCTGGACGAGCCGAGGGAGAGGGAGTATGTGGGAGAGGCTCAGGTGTCCAGAACCTGCAG TGCTAGGATGAATGTCTGTGTGACTGAGCAGGACTTGACTCGAAGCTCATGCGGCATTGTGGGTGTGACGGAGGATATGCAGGCTCTGGCGGTGCGCAGTCTATCGGCCTCGGACATCCACAAACACTATGATTTCATCCGAGAGCTGGGCAAAGGAACGTACGGCAAAGTGGAGCTCGTCATTCACAAAACTGCAG GAACCAAAATGGCTTTAAAGTttttgaataaaaataaaacgaagctgaagaatttcctgagagagtacagtgtcaccaacaacctctcctccaacCCCTTCATCATCAAGGTCTTTGACATTGTCTTTGAGACTGAAGACTGCTACGTGTTTGGCCAGGAGTACGCTCCAGGAGGTGATTTGTTCGACATCATCCCTCCCCAG GTGGGTCTCCCTGAGGACACTGTGAAGCGCTGTGTGCAGCAGTTGGGTTTGGCTATTGATTACATGCACAGCAAGAGCCTGGTCCACAGGGACATAAAGCCAGAGAACGTCCTCCTGTTCGACAAGGAGTGCAGGCGGGTCAAGCTGTCTGACTTTGGGATGACGCGTAAGGTTGGCTGCAGGGTGAAGCGCATCAGTGGGACCATCCCCTACACTGCTCCAGAGGTCTGCCAGGCCAACAGGACTGAAGGCTTTCTGGTCGACTGCACCATTGATGTCTGGGCTTTTGGTGTCCTGATCTTCTGCATGCTAACTGGAAACTTTCCCTGGGAGGCTGCCTTGCCATCCGACACGTTCTATGAGGAGTTTGTGCGATGGCAGAGGGGCCGGCTAAGCGGGTTTCCCTCGCAGTGGAAAAGGTTCACAGACGGAGCCCTCCGAATGTTCCAGAGGTTGCTGGCTGTCGATCCCGAGAAAAGATGTTCTGTCAAGGAGGTTTTTTATTTCCTGAAATGTGAGTTGATGGTAGAATTGAGGAGGAGGCCTTCTTATCGATGTAGAACCCATTCCTCTGATAAATCAGCCTCGTCGGCGCATAAACACGAGGGATCGATCCCCAGCATGCCTACGCCACTGAGAAGAAGCCTCCAGTCGGAAGCAGCGGGGTCCAGATTATTGCCCTCGTCGATGGAGTCAAGTTCACATCCGTCTGGGAGCAGGATGGAGGGAAGGCAAGACAAGGGCAAAGGACGAATGATCGTTACTACAGCAATTGAAATCTGTGTTTAA